A single Halarcobacter anaerophilus DNA region contains:
- the fliI gene encoding flagellar protein export ATPase FliI: MDIDSILNSIDSTNLFVPFGRIIHISSTTIKAKGIEVAVGDIVKIESQSHLYTVLGMVASIESGSFTIVPFSFIDGFRIQDKVYLQKEGLSVKAGYGLLGRVINALGEPIDEKGKIRDLEESSAINKLSMPALERGIIDERFSTGVKAIDSMLTAGKGQKMGIFAGSGVGKSTLMGMIVKGCEAQIKVVALIGERGREIPEFIHYNLNDDLENTIIVAATSDESALMRKYGAFTAMAIAEFFRDKGHDVLLMMDSVTRFAMAQREIGLSTGEPPVSRGYPPSVFALLPQLMERAGNNAKGSITAFFTVLVDGDDMNDPIADQSRSILDGHIVLTRDLTEQGFYPPINILKSASRVMDKVVSEDHYNDFLKLKRILSLIKENEVLVRVGAYKPGMDAELDDALAKKDKIRNFLTQSMKEQYNFNEIVAKFKEVFK, from the coding sequence ATGGATATAGATTCAATTTTAAACAGCATAGATTCAACAAACTTATTTGTCCCTTTTGGAAGAATTATTCATATCTCTTCAACCACGATAAAAGCAAAAGGTATCGAAGTAGCAGTAGGAGACATCGTAAAAATAGAGTCTCAATCTCACCTTTATACAGTATTAGGAATGGTAGCTTCAATAGAATCGGGATCTTTTACGATTGTTCCTTTCTCTTTTATTGACGGATTTAGAATTCAAGATAAAGTATATTTACAAAAAGAGGGTTTATCCGTAAAAGCGGGTTACGGACTTTTAGGAAGAGTTATCAATGCTTTGGGTGAACCAATAGATGAAAAAGGGAAAATAAGAGATTTAGAAGAGAGTTCTGCTATAAACAAACTTTCAATGCCCGCATTAGAAAGAGGAATAATAGATGAAAGATTTTCTACTGGAGTAAAAGCCATTGATTCAATGCTAACGGCAGGAAAAGGGCAGAAAATGGGTATTTTTGCCGGTTCCGGTGTCGGAAAATCGACATTAATGGGAATGATAGTAAAAGGTTGTGAAGCCCAGATAAAAGTCGTTGCTCTAATAGGGGAAAGAGGAAGAGAAATTCCTGAATTTATTCATTATAATTTAAATGATGATTTGGAAAATACGATTATTGTTGCGGCTACCTCCGACGAATCTGCTCTAATGAGAAAATACGGAGCTTTTACTGCAATGGCAATAGCCGAGTTTTTCAGAGACAAAGGGCATGATGTACTTTTAATGATGGATTCCGTTACAAGATTTGCAATGGCACAAAGGGAGATAGGACTTAGTACGGGAGAACCGCCTGTTAGCCGTGGATATCCACCTTCTGTTTTTGCTCTTTTACCGCAACTTATGGAGAGAGCGGGAAATAATGCAAAAGGTTCAATTACTGCTTTTTTTACGGTATTGGTTGACGGAGATGATATGAATGATCCAATTGCAGATCAAAGCAGGTCTATTTTGGATGGACATATTGTCTTAACAAGAGATTTAACCGAACAAGGATTTTATCCTCCTATTAATATCTTAAAATCAGCTTCAAGGGTAATGGACAAAGTCGTTTCGGAAGATCATTATAATGATTTTTTAAAGCTAAAAAGGATATTATCTCTAATTAAAGAGAATGAAGTTTTAGTAAGAGTTGGTGCATACAAACCCGGAATGGATGCTGAATTAGATGATGCCCTTGCAAAAAAAGATAAAATAAGAAATTTCTTAACTCAAAGTATGAAAGAGCAATATAATTTCAATGAAATTGTTGCAAAATTCAAGGAGGTATTTAAATGA
- a CDS encoding tetratricopeptide repeat protein — protein sequence MKFLISLFLLISFLEAKKDFYFSFINSSGNQISEEKKQEIADGFEIINHARKISKEGKVDEAFSQIEAFKRVNKINLLESDLIILYAELSLKKKSKRLILQSAKELENAINDSKIHEEDLARAYMVLIELKLNINKADDAIYFANIIINNFDNPVIKAYGKIYLAKIYKYQRDYTKAINVLYKILTETTDMLVATLVADELFDVYILDGQREKAYDLISKVLKKNIDYYSQDSFLALEKVDKLTKVGMPEFAVEILQELLKITDKPSAIEDFKYKLANTYMDMYDGTDKYLLKAKELYKDIINDYPRGIYFEKSKMYLDEIIMRQGLVEPAVLATKYQSSESMQQKVLLQELLNNKIKKKYELILKSKRIYRKISNSIAQRFGYESIEAIFDEVNIDLIKSYLKTGKCFLLDDALKTAREETFELLIKDPKTKDDFFECLIEVPSQKSYSQVVNTFNNDRDPNIYLYLERMALALKRYDDAQNFSSKVDMVDDKKVLSKEFLYRFLILHEKNDAAALDRYFDYANKNPKYIEDNLTNPVIIDFYYNYYLYLVKKDLKTQAEDILKKLYTKQKELNAYVYSPFVELELAKVEQTNNNNQRALELLLDALDYSRRIKPNDLAQTYYEIIKLYESFDNSIKRDEFINKCKEIEGTKDSLYKKMCDEM from the coding sequence TTGAAATTTTTAATATCATTGTTTTTACTAATCTCCTTTTTAGAAGCAAAAAAAGATTTCTATTTTAGCTTTATAAACTCTTCGGGAAATCAAATATCAGAAGAGAAAAAACAAGAGATAGCCGATGGCTTTGAGATAATAAATCACGCAAGAAAAATTTCAAAAGAGGGAAAAGTAGATGAAGCTTTTTCTCAAATAGAGGCTTTTAAAAGAGTAAATAAAATAAATCTTTTGGAATCTGATTTAATAATTTTGTATGCAGAACTATCTTTAAAGAAAAAATCAAAAAGACTTATTTTGCAATCAGCAAAAGAGCTGGAAAATGCTATAAATGATTCTAAAATTCATGAAGAAGATTTAGCAAGAGCTTATATGGTTCTAATAGAATTGAAATTGAATATAAACAAAGCAGATGATGCCATATATTTTGCTAATATCATTATCAACAATTTCGATAATCCGGTAATAAAAGCCTACGGGAAAATATATTTAGCAAAAATTTATAAATATCAAAGAGATTATACAAAAGCAATTAACGTTTTATACAAAATTTTAACGGAAACAACGGATATGTTGGTTGCAACTCTTGTAGCAGATGAACTTTTTGATGTATATATTTTAGACGGACAAAGAGAAAAAGCTTATGATCTTATTTCAAAAGTTTTGAAGAAGAATATAGATTATTATTCACAAGACTCTTTTTTGGCATTAGAAAAAGTTGATAAACTGACAAAGGTTGGAATGCCGGAGTTTGCTGTCGAAATATTACAGGAATTACTGAAAATAACTGATAAACCAAGTGCTATTGAAGATTTTAAATATAAATTGGCAAATACTTATATGGATATGTATGACGGTACAGATAAATATCTTTTAAAAGCAAAAGAGTTGTATAAAGATATTATAAATGATTATCCAAGAGGAATATATTTTGAAAAATCAAAAATGTATTTAGATGAAATAATAATGAGACAAGGTCTGGTTGAACCTGCTGTTTTAGCAACAAAATATCAATCCTCGGAATCAATGCAGCAAAAAGTTTTGCTTCAAGAGCTTTTAAATAATAAAATTAAAAAAAAGTATGAGTTAATACTAAAATCAAAAAGAATCTATAGAAAGATATCAAATAGTATAGCTCAAAGATTCGGTTATGAATCTATTGAAGCAATTTTTGATGAGGTAAATATAGATTTAATTAAGAGTTACCTTAAAACAGGTAAATGTTTTCTTCTTGATGATGCTTTGAAAACCGCAAGAGAAGAGACCTTTGAACTATTAATCAAAGACCCAAAAACAAAAGATGACTTTTTTGAGTGTTTGATTGAAGTTCCAAGCCAAAAATCTTATTCCCAAGTTGTAAATACTTTTAACAATGACAGAGATCCGAATATTTATCTCTACTTAGAGAGAATGGCTTTAGCTCTAAAAAGATATGATGATGCACAGAATTTCTCTTCAAAAGTTGATATGGTCGATGATAAAAAAGTTTTAAGTAAAGAGTTTTTATATAGATTCTTAATTTTACATGAAAAAAATGATGCTGCGGCTCTTGATAGATATTTTGATTATGCAAATAAAAATCCTAAATATATTGAAGATAATCTAACTAATCCTGTTATAATAGATTTTTATTATAACTATTATCTCTATTTGGTAAAAAAAGATTTAAAAACCCAAGCAGAAGATATTTTAAAAAAACTATATACAAAACAAAAAGAGTTAAATGCTTATGTTTATTCACCTTTTGTCGAGCTTGAACTTGCAAAAGTTGAGCAGACAAATAATAATAATCAAAGAGCTTTAGAACTTCTTTTAGATGCTTTAGATTATTCAAGAAGAATAAAACCCAATGATTTGGCTCAAACTTATTATGAAATTATCAAACTTTACGAATCTTTTGACAACTCTATTAAAAGAGATGAATTTATTAATAAATGTAAAGAGATAGAAGGTACTAAAGATAGCCTTTATAAAAAAATGTGTGATGAGATGTAG